The Paenibacillus sp. RUD330 genome has a segment encoding these proteins:
- the rfbB gene encoding dTDP-glucose 4,6-dehydratase — MNLLVTGGAGFIGSNFIRHMHEEHPEYRIVNIDKLTYAGNLDNLSDLDESGNYYFVKGDICNEALVRHLLREHRIDAIVNFAAESHVDRSISDPGIFVTTNISGTQVLLEAARAYGISKYIQISTDEVYGSLGETGYFTEETPLAPNSPYSSSKAGADLLVRAYHETYGLNVNITRCSNNYGPYHFPEKLIPLMITRALDNMQLPVYGDGLNIRDWLHVRDHAAAIDLVLHQGVPGEVYNIGGHNERTNLQIVELILERLGKSKDLIAYVEDRLGHDRRYAIDPEKLETKLGWKPKYTFETGIVETIDWYLANEKWWRDIQSGQYLKSYDIRYRQPVAHG; from the coding sequence ATGAACCTACTGGTCACAGGCGGCGCTGGTTTTATCGGCAGCAATTTCATCCGCCATATGCATGAAGAACATCCTGAGTACAGGATCGTGAATATCGACAAGCTTACTTACGCAGGCAATCTGGATAACTTGTCGGATCTCGATGAGAGCGGAAATTATTATTTTGTGAAAGGCGATATCTGCAATGAAGCCCTTGTCCGGCATCTGCTGCGAGAACACCGCATCGACGCAATTGTCAATTTTGCAGCCGAGTCTCACGTGGACAGGAGCATAAGCGATCCCGGAATTTTCGTGACGACCAATATTTCCGGGACACAGGTTCTGTTGGAGGCCGCAAGAGCGTACGGAATAAGCAAGTATATTCAGATCTCTACGGATGAAGTGTACGGTTCCCTGGGGGAAACAGGATACTTCACGGAGGAGACGCCGCTCGCTCCGAACAGTCCTTACTCCTCCAGCAAGGCAGGGGCCGATCTGCTTGTCCGCGCCTACCATGAAACGTATGGCTTGAATGTCAATATTACGCGCTGCTCCAACAATTATGGGCCATATCATTTCCCGGAGAAGCTGATTCCGCTTATGATTACCCGCGCTCTCGACAACATGCAGCTTCCTGTCTACGGGGATGGGCTCAATATCCGGGATTGGCTGCATGTGAGGGATCACGCGGCAGCTATCGATCTGGTTCTGCACCAGGGCGTTCCAGGCGAGGTCTACAATATTGGCGGCCATAACGAGCGGACCAACCTCCAGATCGTGGAGCTGATTTTGGAGCGCCTGGGCAAATCCAAGGATCTGATCGCTTACGTGGAAGACCGTCTAGGCCACGACCGCCGTTATGCCATCGATCCGGAGAAGCTGGAAACGAAGCTTGGCTGGAAACCTAAGTACACCTTTGAGACCGGAATTGTGGAAACGATCGACTGGTACTTGGCTAACGAGAAATGGTGGAGGGATATCCAATCGGGTCAATATCTCAAAAGCTACGATATCCGGTATAGGCAGCCCGTTGCGCATGGTTGA
- the rfbD gene encoding dTDP-4-dehydrorhamnose reductase, with protein sequence MVETRVIVTGARGQLGTDMASLLSEAGYEVHAFGREKLDFTNRGEVLEVVEALRPDIIVHCGAYTKVDQAETERELAEQVNGRGSGYLAEAAELVGAKLVYVSTDYVFDGTADEPIPESAATNPINVYGASKLLGETLVKAATKRYFIVRTSWVYGLHGSNFVKTMLTLGRQGKPLTVVEDQFGSPTFTVDLAESIWRLIQTDRYGTYHVSNSGSCSWYEFAQVIFEEAGLKVELAPVDSSRFVRPAQRPAYSVLRHQSLSENGFPAMRNWREGLKEFLALESKEVNDENGTAVGRIG encoded by the coding sequence ATGGTTGAGACCAGGGTGATCGTAACAGGCGCCAGAGGCCAGTTGGGTACGGATATGGCCTCTCTCTTGTCGGAAGCGGGATATGAAGTCCACGCCTTCGGCCGAGAGAAGCTGGATTTCACCAATCGCGGGGAAGTTCTGGAGGTTGTGGAAGCCTTGCGGCCGGACATTATTGTCCACTGCGGTGCATATACCAAGGTGGATCAAGCCGAGACGGAGCGTGAGCTGGCTGAGCAAGTGAATGGCCGCGGATCCGGATATCTGGCGGAAGCGGCTGAACTCGTTGGGGCGAAGCTGGTGTACGTGAGTACGGATTATGTGTTCGACGGAACTGCCGACGAGCCGATTCCCGAATCTGCGGCGACGAACCCGATCAACGTATACGGCGCTTCTAAGCTGTTAGGGGAAACGCTTGTGAAGGCTGCGACGAAACGTTATTTTATTGTCCGCACCTCATGGGTATACGGCCTTCACGGCTCTAACTTTGTCAAGACAATGCTGACTCTGGGCCGTCAAGGGAAACCGTTGACCGTCGTTGAGGATCAGTTCGGGAGCCCTACATTTACGGTCGATTTGGCCGAGAGTATCTGGAGATTGATTCAAACCGATCGCTATGGAACCTATCATGTGTCTAATTCCGGTTCTTGTTCATGGTATGAATTCGCCCAAGTGATCTTTGAGGAAGCCGGCTTGAAGGTAGAGCTTGCTCCGGTAGACAGCAGTCGATTCGTTCGTCCCGCTCAGCGGCCGGCCTATTCCGTTCTGCGGCACCAATCCTTGTCGGAGAACGGGTTCCCGGCCATGAGGAACTGGAGAGAAGGCTTGAAGGAATTCCTGGCGCTGGAATCAAAGGAGGTCAACGATGAAAACGGTACTGCTGTCGGGCGGATCGGGTAA